From Toxorhynchites rutilus septentrionalis strain SRP chromosome 2, ASM2978413v1, whole genome shotgun sequence, a single genomic window includes:
- the LOC129766871 gene encoding uncharacterized protein LOC129766871, whose product MAKLIEKFWRLEEACFQDWEPKQHDECEAESHFRTTLEIAPDGRYITRMPLRGEPSSLGDSYQQAYRRFTSLEQRLKRNADLYKEYRAFMNEYETLGHMVPVTTEDFHKVKYFIPHSCVVKPDSTSTKVRVVFDASAKTSTGVSLNDIQIVGPTIQKDLFDLLIDFKTHNDVLVADIAKMYRQIHIAYTDTWLQCILWRDSPNDQLKAYRLTTVTYGEASSSFLACRALHEAAEDYRSVNPRIADTIQRSFYVDNLMIGASNADELTETKREIEHALSLHGFPLRKWASNNASVLEGIPEKDLEPLIQVGDQEVIKTLGIAWNPKTDVFQFISTKNIGETYEALTKRQMVSKILRLYDPIGLIQPVIITAKILMQELWTYNVSWDDDVPDQALSSWKKFEASLVELSKIEIPRMSTPSHTIALDLHGFSDASEKAYGCVIYLHAINLKGEESTNLLCSKSRVAPLKKVTLPRLELLAAALLAELTAKIKSILAGRISSEYYYSDSQVALSWIKSSNTRWGTFIRNRVQKIHSTTNPEHWKYISTKENPADMVSRGIPVRKLREAKLEFWLHGPECIRRRQYYLQSGYEYTAAAEQEEIKEPITRLVAATGKACEDLIAKYPHHHTHDKTVRHFAWLCRAINNMKKVNKDTGIRNEKRSGPLTTTELNEGLTLVVRIMQATIYPNEVAELRKTGKVPTKGPFQHLNAIVRNGVIHVTGRLHNAEMPISQKNPILIPKSHPFSRVIIQKIHEDRFHAGTDLVINEFRQRFWMRDLRRTVQGVIQRCILCAKARPRRLQQRMGQLPSPRVNESVAFTHTGVDLCGPFEVYLNQKSKCKTTAYACIFICFATKAVHLEVVEDQSTAAFISALLRFTSVRGIPEVIYSDNGRNFVGASRELNRLRRIYNNEVFQNKLVDIAATHRIRFSFIPPRSPSFGGLWEANIKVAKRLFSAAARGAQLNIMELQTLFYQVAAIMNSRPLTPVYTTPDSPTAITPGHFLIARPMLAVPIPTQSEDGSNLTTRWKRVQSQLEQFWRRWRDEYLHQLRDYAKWTKQQANVKVGQIVLIGDDHLPVARWPMGIVTQIHPGDDGVVRVAVVRTATGIYKRNVRTLAPLPVEEHTIQPIIEEYDNTADNEQQSQAEAIELEDDPPPQAPQMIWDGRLRPRPKGGRKWKYTKSDWVTTL is encoded by the coding sequence ATGGCCAAACTCATAGAGAAGTTTTGGCGTCTTGAAGAAGCGTGCTTTCAAGACTGGGAACCAAAGCAACATGACGAATGCGAGGCGGAAAGTCACTTCCGCACAACGTTAGAGATCGCTCCCGACGGGAGATACATTACACGAATGCCCCTACGGGGGGAGCCGTCATCGTTAGGCGACTCTTATCAACAAGCATATAGAAGATTCACATCGCTTGAGCAAAGGCTCAAGCGGAATGCAGACCTGTACAAAGAGTACAGGGCATTCATGAATGAATATGAAACACTGGGACATATGGTACCAGTCACCACAGAAGACTTTCACAAAGTAAAGTATTTCATCCCTCACTCGTGTGTGGTGAAACCAGATTCAACATCCACCAAGGTTAGGGTGGTGTTCGACGCAAGTGCAAAGACGTCAACCGGAGTATCCCTGAACGATATACAAATCGTGGGACCAACCATTCAAAAGGACTTATTCGATCTGCTAATTGATTTCAAGACGCACAACGACGTGCTAGTAGCAGATATTGCAAAGATGTACAGACAAATTCACATCGCATACACAGACACTTGGTTACAATGTATTTTGTGGCGCGACAGCCCCAATGATCAATTGAAAGCGTATAGACTGACGACTGTCACATATGGTGAAGCGTCTTCATCATTCTTGGCCTGTAGGGCACTACACGAAGCAGCTGAAGATTATCGGTCGGTAAATCCGAGAATTGCCGACACCATTCAACGATCGTTCTAtgttgacaatctaatgattggAGCGTCCAACGCAGATGAACTGACGGAGACGAAACGAGAAATAGAGCATGCATTGTCACTTCATGGATTTCCACTTCGAAAGTGGGCATCAAACAACGCAAGCGTACTGGAAGGAATTCCAGAGAAAGACTTGGAACCATTGATCCAAGTTGGTGACCAAGAGGTCATAAAGACATTGGGGATAGCCTGGAACCCCAAAACAGACGTGTTCCAGTTCATCAGTACGAAAAACATAGGTGAAACATACGAAGCGCTCACAAAGCGACAGATGGTCTCGAAGATTTTGAGACTGTATGACCCAATCGGATTGATACAACCTGTAATCATTACAGCTAAAATATTGATGCAAGAATTGTGGACTTATAACGTCAGCTGGGACGATGATGTTCCAGATCAAGCACTAAGCTCATGGAAGAAGTTCGAAGCTTCATTAGTGGAGCTCAGCAAGATAGAAATACCTCGGATGTCGACTCCGAGTCATACGATCGCACTAGATTTACACGGATTCAGTGACGCCTCCGAAAAGGCTTATGGATGCGTCATTTACTTACATGCAATCAACTTAAAAGGAGAAGAGAGTACGAATCTCTTATGTTCGAAATCGAGAGTGGCGCCTTTGAAGAAGGTCACTCTGCCCCGTCTGGAACTCTTGGCGGCGGCACTTCTAGCAGAACTAACTGCTAAAATAAAGAGCATTCTGGCCGGTCGAATCTCGTCGGAATATTACTACAGTGATTCACAAGTAGCGCTaagttggatcaaatcttcaaatacACGTTGGGGAACCTTCATTAGAAATAGAGTGCAGAAGATACACTCCACCACGAATCCAGAGcattggaaatatatatctaCGAAAGAAAATCCGGCTGATATGGTTTCGAGAGGAATTCCAGTCAGAAAATTACGCGAAGCAAAACTAGAATTTTGGTTACACGGACCGGAATGTATACGAAGAAGACAATATTATCTGCAGAGCGGCTACGAATACACTGCTGCTGCAGAACAGGAAGAGATTAAAGAACCAATAACACGATTGGTAGCAGCAACAGGAAAGGCATGCGAAGACTTAATCGCAAAATACCCGCACCATCACACTCATGACAAAACAGTAAGACACTTTGCATGGCTGTGTAGAGCCATAAACAATATGAAGAAGGTCAATAAAGACACAGGCATCAGAAACGAAAAGAGATCGGGCCCACTCACCACCACTGAATTGAATGAAGGACTAACACTCGTAGTCCGAATTATGCAAGCCACTATTTATCCAAATGAAGTAGCGGAATTACGAAAAACTGGGAAGGTGCCTACGAAAGGACCTTTCCAGCATCTCAACGCAATCGTCAGAAATGGAGTCATACATGTCACAGGGAGACTCCACAATGCAGAAATGCCCATCTCACAAAAGAATCCAATATTGATTCCCAAATCGCACCCATTTTCGAGggtaataattcaaaaaatacatgaGGATAGATTTCACGCCGGAACAGATCTGGTAATAAACGAATTTCGACAAAGATTTTGGATGAGGGATCTCCGAAGGACCGTACAAGGAGTCATTCAACGATGCATCTTATGTGCCAAAGCGCGGCCCAGACGTTTACAGCAACGAATGGGACAACTGCCCTCGCCCAGGGTAAATGAATCAGTAGCGTTCACTCACACGGGAGTGGACTTATGTGGGCCATTCGAAGTATATCtcaatcaaaaatcgaaatgcAAGACCACAGCATATGCTTGCATCTTCATATGTTTTGCGACCAAAGCAGTTCACCTAGAAGTCGTCGAAGATCAGTCGACGGCAGCGTTCATATCAGCACTTCTCCGTTTCACATCAGTGAGGGGAATACCCGAGGTTATTTACTCCGACAATGGGCGGAACTTTGTCGGGGCCAGCAGAGAACTCAATCGTTTACGAAGAATATATAacaatgaagtttttcaaaacaaattagttGATATTGCGGCAACTCACAGAataagattttcattcattccacCCCGAAGCCCCAGCTTTGGAGGACTTTGGGAAGCGAACATAAAGGTAGCCAAGCGGCTCTTTAGTGCAGCGGCCAGAGGAGCACAGCTAAACATCATGGAATTGCAGACACTGTTCTACCAAGTGGCCGCAATAATGAATTCGCGACCACTCACACCTGTTTACACGACGCCAGATTCACCGACCGCGATCACACCCGGTCATTTTTTGATAGCACGCCCAATGCTAGCCGTGCCCATCCCTACGCAGAGTGAGGATGGAAGCAATCTCACAACCAGATGGAAACGAGTACAATCGCAGCTCGAACAATTTTGGAGAAGATGGAGAGACGAGTATCTCCACCAGTTACGTGATTATGCAAAATGGACCAAGCAACAAGCCAACGTTAAGGTAGGCCAAATCGTATTGATCGGAGACGATCACCTTCCCGTAGCAAGGTGGCCTATGGGAATTGTCACACAAATACACCCTGGAGATGATGGAGTAGTCCGAGTGGCAGTAGTGCGAACCGCTACCGGAATTTACAAACGCAACGTGCGAACACTTGCTCCTCTACCAGTCGAGGAGCACACCATTCAACCCATTATAGAAGAGTATGACAACACAGCTGATAACGAACAGCAATCTCAAGCCGAAGCAATCGAACTAGAAGACGATCCCCCTCCCCAAGCACCCCAAATGATTTGGGACGGTAGACTACGCCCTCGTCCCAAAGGGGGGAGAAAATGGAAGTACACGAAATCAGATTGGGTGACGaccctatga